One Sanguibacter keddieii DSM 10542 genomic window carries:
- a CDS encoding heavy metal translocating P-type ATPase, whose protein sequence is MSRECCGGDDTQPSPVASPRTLQGGESQVVDPGALAAPVPTSRWWRDRSILVPLGAGLLLALGYALEWSGAGAAAAVVLAASLLVGASTFVPGAVRRLARGRLGVGLLMTVAAVGAVLLGHVGEAAALAFLFSIAEALEDRAMDRAKAGLRSLLSLVPETATVSRLSGDEVVPVAEVRELDLLVVRAGERLATDGVVAQGRSSMDASAVTGESIPVEVAPGDAVAAGSINGSGTLLVEATASGTENSLTTIVRLVEQAHQRKGDRARVADRIARPLVPAVLVAAALVALGGAFTDDPGLWVERALVVLVAASPCALAIAVPVTVISAIGSASRFGVVITSGQAFERLGAVSVVAFDKTGTLTQNRPTVVEVATADGIDRDAVLEAAAALEARSTHPLASAVLAAHPAPPVVDDAHELAGQGLTGTVHGAAVRVGSPRWVDPGLLEERCARMEADGMTVVVVEVGGRPAGLLGIRDELRPEAAAAVAGLHAQGIETVMLTGDNPRTAAALARTVGIADVRAQQLPTDKAAAVDALGARGVTAMVGDGINDAPALATAGVGIAMGATGSAAAVESADVTFTGSDLRLIPQALAHARRGHVIMTQNIVLALLVVVVLVPLALTGTVALAGVVLVHELAEVLIIANGVRASRGRPALPGLPAADVPVPATALTR, encoded by the coding sequence GTGAGCCGGGAGTGCTGCGGCGGCGACGACACGCAGCCGTCGCCGGTGGCCTCTCCGCGGACCCTGCAGGGAGGAGAGTCGCAGGTGGTGGACCCCGGCGCGCTCGCAGCGCCCGTCCCCACCTCGCGGTGGTGGCGCGACCGCTCGATCCTGGTCCCGCTCGGCGCCGGCCTCCTCCTGGCGCTCGGCTACGCGCTCGAGTGGTCGGGGGCCGGCGCGGCAGCCGCGGTCGTCCTCGCCGCGAGCCTGCTGGTCGGTGCGTCGACCTTCGTGCCGGGCGCCGTGCGCCGGCTCGCCCGCGGTCGGCTCGGCGTCGGTCTCCTCATGACCGTCGCGGCGGTCGGGGCGGTCCTCCTCGGGCACGTCGGGGAGGCTGCCGCACTCGCCTTCCTGTTCTCGATCGCGGAGGCCCTCGAGGACCGCGCGATGGACCGTGCGAAGGCCGGCCTGCGCTCGCTGCTCTCCCTCGTCCCCGAGACGGCGACCGTCTCACGGCTGTCCGGCGACGAGGTCGTCCCGGTCGCCGAGGTCCGCGAGCTGGACCTGCTCGTGGTCCGCGCCGGTGAGCGCCTCGCGACCGACGGGGTGGTCGCCCAGGGGCGCAGCAGCATGGACGCGTCGGCCGTCACCGGGGAGTCGATCCCCGTCGAGGTCGCACCGGGCGACGCCGTCGCCGCCGGCTCGATCAACGGGTCGGGGACGCTGCTCGTCGAGGCGACGGCCAGCGGCACCGAGAACTCGCTCACCACGATCGTGCGGCTCGTCGAGCAGGCCCACCAGCGCAAGGGCGACCGTGCCCGTGTCGCCGACCGGATCGCCCGCCCGCTGGTGCCCGCGGTGCTCGTGGCCGCAGCGCTCGTGGCGCTCGGCGGCGCGTTCACCGACGACCCCGGCCTCTGGGTCGAGCGGGCCCTCGTGGTCCTGGTCGCGGCGTCGCCGTGCGCCCTGGCCATCGCCGTCCCGGTCACGGTGATCTCCGCGATCGGGTCGGCGAGCCGCTTCGGGGTGGTCATCACCTCCGGGCAGGCCTTCGAGCGGCTGGGGGCGGTGTCCGTGGTGGCCTTCGACAAGACCGGGACGCTCACGCAGAACCGCCCGACGGTGGTCGAGGTCGCGACCGCTGACGGCATCGACCGCGACGCGGTCCTCGAGGCCGCGGCAGCGCTCGAGGCCCGGAGCACCCACCCGCTGGCCTCCGCGGTCCTCGCCGCGCACCCGGCGCCGCCGGTCGTCGACGACGCCCACGAGCTCGCCGGTCAGGGGCTCACAGGGACGGTCCACGGGGCAGCGGTGCGGGTCGGCAGCCCGCGCTGGGTGGATCCGGGGCTGCTCGAGGAGCGCTGCGCGAGGATGGAGGCCGACGGCATGACGGTCGTCGTCGTCGAGGTCGGCGGACGACCGGCGGGGCTCCTGGGGATCCGCGACGAGCTGCGCCCCGAGGCGGCGGCCGCGGTCGCCGGTCTGCACGCGCAGGGCATCGAGACCGTGATGCTCACCGGGGACAACCCCCGCACCGCGGCAGCGCTCGCCCGCACGGTCGGCATCGCCGACGTCCGTGCCCAGCAGCTCCCCACCGACAAGGCCGCGGCCGTCGACGCCCTCGGTGCCCGCGGCGTGACCGCGATGGTCGGTGATGGCATCAACGACGCCCCGGCGCTCGCGACCGCCGGCGTCGGGATCGCCATGGGGGCCACCGGCTCCGCCGCCGCCGTCGAGTCGGCCGACGTCACCTTCACCGGGTCTGACCTGCGGCTGATCCCGCAGGCGCTGGCCCACGCGCGACGCGGCCACGTGATCATGACCCAGAACATCGTGCTCGCCCTGCTGGTCGTCGTGGTCCTCGTCCCGCTGGCCCTGACCGGTACCGTCGCTCTCGCCGGGGTGGTGCTGGTGCACGAGCTCGCCGAGGTCCTCATCATCGCCAACGGCGTCCGGGCCTCGCGCGGTCGCCCCGCCCTGCCGGGGCTCCCAGCAGCGGACGTCCCGGTACCGGCCACCGCGCTGACCCGCTGA
- a CDS encoding DsbA family protein, whose amino-acid sequence MPARSSRLVASVVAALAAVVLGALVYVAISSGSSSAERPASGPAAPALAADTRLLSDAGEGAVTVVEFLDFECEVCAAVYPVLEDLRAEHEGQVTFAIRYFPMPGHANSTTAAVAVEAAARQGRLEEMYHRMFDTQAQWGEQQVSQADLFRTFAEDLGLDLEVYDRDVADPEVLDRVASDFEAGVALGVQGTPTIFVDDVRVELRTEADLRAAIDAALQARQG is encoded by the coding sequence GTGCCCGCTCGAAGCTCTCGTCTCGTCGCCTCCGTCGTCGCAGCCCTGGCTGCCGTCGTGCTCGGCGCGCTCGTCTACGTCGCAATCTCCTCCGGCTCGTCGTCGGCGGAGCGACCTGCCAGCGGCCCAGCCGCGCCGGCCCTCGCCGCGGACACCCGCCTGCTGTCTGACGCGGGCGAGGGGGCGGTGACGGTCGTGGAGTTCCTCGACTTCGAGTGCGAGGTGTGCGCCGCGGTCTACCCGGTGCTCGAGGACCTGCGCGCCGAGCACGAGGGGCAGGTGACCTTCGCGATCAGGTACTTCCCGATGCCGGGCCACGCCAACTCCACCACCGCGGCCGTCGCCGTCGAGGCCGCCGCGAGGCAGGGGCGGCTCGAGGAGATGTACCACCGCATGTTCGACACGCAGGCGCAGTGGGGCGAGCAGCAGGTGTCGCAGGCCGACCTGTTCCGGACCTTCGCCGAGGACCTCGGACTGGACCTCGAGGTCTACGACCGCGACGTCGCCGACCCCGAGGTGCTCGACCGGGTCGCGTCGGACTTCGAGGCCGGGGTCGCGCTGGGCGTCCAGGGGACCCCGACGATCTTCGTCGACGACGTCCGGGTCGAGCTGCGCACCGAGGCGGACCTGCGGGCCGCGATCGACGCGGCGCTCCAGGCCCGGCAGGGCTGA
- a CDS encoding MATE family efflux transporter, with protein MSTSATTNPTGGAGTAEPVGTNRWYLSSAPMLRALLHLCVPMAAAMVVSAVYNVVNAGFIGSLHDSALLAAVTLGAPLLAVVMAVGGMFGVGGGALISRLLGATEHDPTQAGQIRRVSSFALWGSVVTGAAISVVGLVLLDPLVSLLGADSAAAPATRAFVGTLLVFVPVFAAAFCLEQLVRAEGAARQVMTALVVSTVANVVLDVLFILVLHRGVAGAALAMGLSNVVTVVYLAGWLHRSSQHVRLSPRWFTLSSTVLRPVLGVGVSELFQASFLVVTSLVLNNLAATYGDTALAAMGVAVRVAQVPEFLVMGVTLGVLPLFAYAYGKGDRERLASALRVSAITVGSIVLVSAATAVVLREQLVSAFTADRAVLAVGVTVLTAQVVAMVANGFAGLLTSYFQATGRTVPAIVMSTAQGVLFVPVVLAGHVWFGLPGIIWSLTVSEGVVLVVGIALWFGYRRSIDRGLAEGSPERAEAALEQADA; from the coding sequence ATGAGCACCTCAGCCACCACCAACCCCACCGGCGGCGCCGGCACCGCCGAACCTGTCGGCACCAACCGCTGGTACCTCTCGAGCGCGCCGATGCTGCGCGCCCTCCTGCACCTCTGCGTCCCGATGGCAGCCGCGATGGTCGTCAGCGCGGTCTACAACGTCGTCAACGCCGGGTTCATCGGGTCCCTGCACGACAGCGCGCTCCTCGCGGCGGTCACCCTCGGCGCCCCGCTGCTCGCCGTCGTCATGGCGGTCGGCGGCATGTTCGGCGTCGGGGGTGGTGCGCTGATCTCACGCCTGCTCGGCGCGACGGAGCACGACCCGACGCAGGCCGGGCAGATCAGGCGCGTCTCGTCCTTCGCGCTCTGGGGCTCCGTCGTGACCGGAGCCGCGATCAGCGTGGTCGGGCTCGTGCTGCTCGACCCGCTCGTGTCCCTGCTGGGCGCAGACAGCGCCGCGGCACCTGCGACCCGTGCCTTCGTCGGGACGCTGCTCGTCTTCGTCCCGGTCTTCGCCGCCGCGTTCTGCCTCGAGCAGCTGGTCCGGGCCGAGGGCGCCGCGCGCCAGGTGATGACTGCCCTCGTCGTCTCGACGGTCGCGAACGTGGTGCTCGACGTCCTCTTCATCCTCGTCCTGCACCGGGGCGTGGCCGGGGCCGCGCTCGCGATGGGCCTGTCGAACGTCGTCACGGTCGTCTACCTCGCCGGGTGGCTCCACCGCAGCAGCCAGCACGTCCGGCTCTCCCCCCGGTGGTTCACGCTCTCGTCCACGGTCCTGCGCCCCGTCCTGGGTGTCGGGGTGAGCGAGCTGTTCCAGGCGTCGTTCCTGGTGGTCACGTCCCTCGTGCTCAACAACCTCGCCGCCACCTACGGCGACACCGCGCTGGCTGCCATGGGGGTCGCGGTCCGCGTCGCGCAGGTCCCCGAGTTCTTGGTCATGGGCGTGACGCTCGGTGTCCTGCCGCTCTTCGCCTACGCCTACGGCAAGGGCGACCGTGAGCGCCTCGCGTCGGCGCTGCGCGTCTCGGCGATCACGGTGGGGAGCATCGTGCTGGTCTCCGCGGCCACGGCCGTCGTGCTCCGGGAGCAGCTGGTCTCGGCGTTCACGGCAGACCGCGCTGTCCTCGCGGTCGGTGTGACCGTGCTGACGGCGCAGGTCGTCGCGATGGTCGCCAACGGGTTCGCCGGGCTGCTCACGTCGTACTTCCAGGCGACCGGCCGCACCGTCCCGGCGATCGTCATGTCGACGGCGCAGGGGGTGCTGTTCGTCCCCGTCGTCCTCGCCGGCCACGTGTGGTTCGGGCTGCCCGGCATCATCTGGTCGTTGACCGTGTCCGAGGGCGTCGTGCTCGTCGTCGGGATCGCGCTGTGGTTCGGCTACCGGCGCTCGATCGACCGCGGCCTGGCCGAGGGCAGTCCCGAGCGCGCGGAGGCTGCGCTCGAGCAGGCCGACGCGTAG
- a CDS encoding MarR family winged helix-turn-helix transcriptional regulator has product MDHDDTTPPRSLELVRWIGWAQRKAGEDWIRERDLSHQQAFVLGHLARSPGAIQRELADLSRTSAASVSSLLQGLERRGLVERRSEDGDERRKRVYATDAGIDLIAGFDSAMEAADETILAPLDDDERAALQALLSKITAVLPPPSR; this is encoded by the coding sequence ATGGACCACGACGACACCACCCCACCCCGCAGCCTCGAGCTCGTCCGCTGGATCGGGTGGGCGCAGCGCAAGGCCGGCGAGGACTGGATCCGCGAGCGCGACCTCAGCCACCAGCAGGCCTTCGTGCTCGGGCACCTCGCACGGTCACCCGGCGCGATCCAGCGCGAGCTGGCCGACCTGAGCCGCACCAGTGCGGCGAGCGTCTCGAGCCTGCTCCAGGGCCTCGAGCGCCGCGGGCTCGTCGAGCGCCGCTCCGAGGACGGCGACGAGCGCCGCAAGCGCGTCTACGCGACCGACGCCGGTATCGACCTCATCGCGGGCTTCGACTCTGCGATGGAGGCCGCCGACGAGACGATCCTCGCCCCCCTGGACGACGACGAGCGCGCCGCCCTGCAAGCCCTCCTCAGCAAGATCACCGCAGTCCTGCCTCCCCCGTCTCGGTGA
- a CDS encoding CGNR zinc finger domain-containing protein, translated as MGFDHDHQVGPRLAVALVNSTASSAPPQDGARTPGAVAQSAHQVLTLEDLLEAHGIRRPALTATATREITGWAERLRTVFAASDVEARCAAVNTLLAEVSGALYLSTHDGTPPHVHLVPDEQEVTARVRSVTAGGLAFFLAWSGGTRLGTCGRPRCDRVFVDASRGGRQRYCSARCGNTDAVARHRAHFGHTRSSSRVDS; from the coding sequence ATGGGATTCGACCACGACCACCAGGTCGGACCGCGCCTCGCGGTCGCCCTCGTGAACTCGACCGCGAGCAGCGCGCCACCCCAGGACGGGGCTCGCACACCCGGCGCCGTCGCCCAGTCGGCTCACCAGGTCCTCACGCTCGAAGACCTGCTCGAGGCGCACGGCATCCGCCGTCCGGCGCTCACCGCGACGGCCACCCGCGAGATCACCGGCTGGGCGGAGCGGCTCCGGACGGTCTTCGCCGCCTCCGACGTCGAGGCGCGGTGCGCCGCCGTCAACACGCTCCTCGCCGAGGTCTCCGGAGCCCTGTACCTCTCGACGCACGACGGGACGCCTCCCCACGTGCACCTCGTCCCCGACGAGCAGGAGGTCACGGCCCGCGTCCGGTCCGTGACCGCCGGCGGCCTCGCCTTCTTCCTCGCCTGGTCCGGCGGGACGCGCCTGGGCACCTGCGGTCGCCCCCGGTGCGACCGCGTCTTCGTCGACGCCTCGCGCGGCGGGCGCCAGCGGTACTGCAGCGCCCGCTGCGGCAACACGGACGCGGTGGCGCGGCACCGCGCGCACTTCGGGCACACCCGCTCATCTTCGAGGGTTGACAGTTAG
- a CDS encoding NADPH-dependent F420 reductase translates to MTTTVGIFGAGKLGTVVARLAVAAGHRVLVAGSGEPESIRLVVDVLAPGAVAVTGEEAARTSDVVVLALPLGRLDTLPGAALAGQTVVDATNYWWEVDGPRPDLTDDLRSTSEVVQEHLGGAVVVKALNHMGYHDLDEGPRPAGAPGRRAIAVAGDDRAAVTRVATLVDSLGFDTVDAGSLHDSISLQPHAEAFGANVEAAVLAELVATFPGSPRGREVARARALEVR, encoded by the coding sequence ATGACCACCACCGTCGGCATCTTCGGCGCGGGCAAGCTCGGGACCGTCGTCGCACGGCTGGCCGTCGCCGCGGGGCACCGCGTCCTCGTGGCCGGCTCTGGCGAGCCCGAGTCCATCCGGCTGGTCGTCGACGTCCTCGCACCTGGCGCCGTCGCCGTGACGGGCGAGGAGGCCGCGCGCACCAGCGACGTGGTCGTCCTCGCCCTGCCCCTCGGGCGGCTCGACACCCTGCCGGGCGCCGCGCTCGCAGGGCAGACGGTGGTCGACGCCACGAACTACTGGTGGGAGGTCGACGGACCACGCCCCGACCTGACTGACGACCTACGGTCGACCAGCGAGGTCGTCCAGGAGCACCTCGGCGGCGCGGTCGTCGTCAAGGCGCTCAACCACATGGGCTACCACGACCTCGACGAAGGACCACGCCCGGCCGGGGCCCCGGGTCGCCGGGCGATCGCCGTCGCCGGTGACGACCGGGCCGCCGTCACACGGGTCGCCACCCTCGTGGACTCGCTCGGCTTCGACACCGTGGACGCCGGGTCGCTGCACGACAGCATCTCGCTCCAGCCGCACGCCGAGGCTTTCGGCGCGAACGTCGAGGCCGCCGTGCTCGCGGAGCTCGTCGCGACGTTCCCCGGCTCGCCTCGCGGCCGAGAGGTGGCTCGGGCACGCGCCCTCGAGGTGCGCTGA
- a CDS encoding LLM class flavin-dependent oxidoreductase, with the protein MTDVIFGLDTFGDVPTDDTGAPVSHARSIRQVVDEAVLADQLGVDVFALGEHHRPEYSVSSPETVLAGIATRTSRIRLGSGVTVLSSDDPVRVFQRFATLDALSEGRAEVILGRGSFTESFPLFGYDLADYDVLFEEKLELFSRLLEEKPVTWSGTTRAALTEADVFPKTEGGLKTWVGVGGSPQSVVRTARYGFPLMLAIIGGQPERFAPYIDLYRRASEQLGTVAQPVGMHSPGFVARTDDEAKEVYWPHYKVVRDRIGALRGWPPVRREEFEAETRDGSMYVGSPETVARRVARAISATGVGRFDLIYTSGGQPTSARTRSVELFGERVVPMVRDLLTSSTS; encoded by the coding sequence ATGACCGACGTGATCTTCGGCCTCGACACCTTCGGCGACGTCCCCACCGACGACACCGGGGCGCCCGTGAGCCACGCGCGCTCGATCCGCCAGGTGGTCGACGAGGCCGTCCTGGCCGACCAGCTGGGCGTCGACGTCTTCGCCCTCGGCGAGCACCACCGCCCCGAGTACTCGGTGTCCTCCCCGGAGACCGTGCTCGCCGGCATCGCGACCCGCACCTCTCGGATCCGCCTCGGGTCCGGCGTCACCGTGCTCAGCTCGGACGACCCGGTCCGGGTGTTCCAGCGCTTCGCGACGCTCGACGCGCTGTCCGAGGGGCGTGCGGAGGTGATCCTCGGACGAGGCTCGTTCACCGAGTCCTTCCCGCTCTTCGGCTACGACCTCGCCGACTACGACGTGCTGTTCGAGGAGAAGCTCGAGCTGTTCTCGCGGCTCCTCGAGGAGAAGCCCGTCACCTGGAGCGGCACCACGCGTGCGGCCCTGACCGAGGCGGACGTCTTCCCCAAGACCGAGGGCGGCCTGAAGACCTGGGTCGGAGTCGGAGGCTCTCCGCAGTCGGTGGTCCGGACGGCGCGGTACGGGTTTCCCCTCATGCTCGCGATCATCGGCGGCCAGCCGGAGCGGTTCGCCCCCTACATCGACCTCTACCGGCGTGCGTCCGAGCAGCTCGGCACCGTGGCCCAGCCCGTCGGCATGCACTCCCCCGGGTTCGTCGCCCGCACGGACGACGAGGCGAAGGAGGTCTACTGGCCCCACTACAAGGTGGTGCGCGACCGCATCGGCGCACTCCGCGGGTGGCCGCCCGTACGCCGTGAGGAGTTCGAGGCGGAGACCCGAGACGGGTCGATGTACGTCGGCTCCCCCGAGACCGTCGCCCGCCGCGTCGCCCGCGCGATCTCCGCGACCGGCGTCGGCCGCTTCGACCTCATCTACACCTCGGGCGGCCAGCCGACGAGCGCCCGGACCCGCTCCGTGGAGCTCTTCGGCGAGCGTGTGGTCCCGATGGTCCGCGACCTCCTCACCTCGAGCACGTCATGA